One Xyrauchen texanus isolate HMW12.3.18 chromosome 44, RBS_HiC_50CHRs, whole genome shotgun sequence DNA segment encodes these proteins:
- the LOC127636541 gene encoding adhesion G-protein coupled receptor G2-like, giving the protein MVWHVCTDHDVKHNRRSTHGPSTRGMETKRLGRWSFGLWRPLDHVFFLVLILLCCQVQPLSTASTVTASPNTTAPTGSTQLTTTRQTATTINSPITSAILTTSVFTTIPVITTNLPTTSATTSLFTTLPVTTTNVPTTSATTSLFTTLPVTTTNVPTTSATTSLFTTLPITTTNVPTTSATTILFTTLPITTTNVPTTSATTSLFTTLPITTTNVPTTSATTSLFTTLPITTTTTTPTTTTMARTTEAPTTSSHTSNPTTSMTELHTTEGTTQFFQTVEATPHLSTDITSFSETNTTFTTSSATTPDLSSPSILTNTTSLIPTTMPFTVNDSTDLKCDYNQNCNQAFYFMNLSVEVKDLESELSIRMVLEKLFRNNIESCTLDSTTRNTSLLEAMEVKCQVNNIECTALLKLSEPARICCIRETVMKTDYKLFINVTVVGEIERVGVCNVKQIPTGPYIINDLPLNLEDVCNSKIYEFQHGANAIILLDTGDRENCTLSPPPLSRCFCTSYCSSSDYYFSVNIDVSTEVTIAIIEASIQQLLNNPSCNSTLFVCMVIKTLISQYRDSQVICSPGKGLQNCNIIVKLNTTINLCDVQMAFKAFINPEYPVNIRNITRVAMCSANNSLEENVTLVYPLSTNLSSADFCMMENRWDGYCSQGFVVFPLLEPCNSSMLMTPTPPSFTITYYMEQSTSVTPSVNVTLSNTTTMNTTVFTTVSLKNQSSPSPANVTIIASMMDADQLLTMSANASALNGTQVEIIISQLESLLSGPNASLALGNTSVKIVSNLLDVPAAVITPFSKRAIGIVDTVGLKLVVPKESIKILSPSLALAVKKVDGANFEETSISITEPFNLQIHREFSQQKYFEGQVRSTPLGSITLPASLTQNLTPQEQQLVSRVQFNYYQKSTFFQDKALGKRILNSGILSTSVGNVNISGLQKLVVITLKNTEPIPANYVASCAFWDFDLNDGSGGWRSQGCHVINSSSEETQCGCNHLTSFGILLDISKTDPPSALHQLILTYITFIGCGISSIFLSFTLLTYLAFGKLRKDIPSKILIHLCLALLLLNLVFLLDAWLALYSEDVKGLCISTAFFLHYFLLASFTWMALEAVHMYLALVKVFNTYISHLMIKMGLAGWGIPLIVVIIVIAINKDNYGLLSYGRFPNGATDDFCWIKNDIAFYVSVVAYFCLVFLLNLIMFIVVMIQLCRIKRQNSHNLQNRTGWQEMRSVCGLTVLLGLTWGFAFFAWGPVNLAFMYLFAIFNTLQGFFIFVFHCAMKENVRRQWRTYLCCGRLRLAENSEWSRTASQKNKKATVKRKSPLRSSHSARSNNSSSSFLNNDSVACDMPVGISNPIDKRTITASEEHSSDVVLNEINDQYRNQRSY; this is encoded by the exons TACAGCCACTGAGCACAGCTAGCACTGTAACTGCATCTCCAAACACTACAGCACCTACAGGATCCACACAATTGACAACGACTAGACAAACTGCTACCACAATAAATTCACCTATAACCTCAGCAATATTAACAACAAGCGTTTTTACCACAATACCTGTTATAACAACAAATTTACCTACAACCTCAGCAACAACAAGCCTTTTTACCACACTACCTGTTACAACAACAAATGTACCTACAACCTCAGCAACAACAAGCCTTTTTACCACACTACCTGTTACAACAACAAATGTACCTACAACCTCAGCAACAACAAGCCTTTTTACCACGCTACCTATAACAACAACAAATGTACCTACAACCTCAGCAACAACAATCCTTTTTACCACGCTACCTATAACAACAACAAATGTACCTACAACCTCAGCAACAACAAGCCTTTTTACCACGCTACCTATAACAACAACAAATGTACCTACAACCTCAGCAACAACAAGCCTTTTTACCACGCTACCtataactacaacaacaacaacaccaacaacaacaacaatggcaAGAACAACAGAAGCCCCAACCACATCATCACATACAAGCAATCCAACAACATCCATGACAGAACTACACACAACTGAAGGCACAACTCAATTTTTCCAAACTGTGGAAGCCACACCACACTTATCCACTGACATTACTTCATTTTCTGAAACAAATACAACATTCACAACATCTTCAGCAACTACA CCTGACCTATCATCTCCCTCCATTCTAACTAATACAACATCACTGATACCAACAACCATGCCGTTCACAGTAAATG ATTCAACGGACTTAAAATGCGATTATAATCAAAACTGTAATCAGG CATTTTACTTCATGAATTTGTCAGTTGAGGTAAAAGACCTGGAAAGTGAGCTAAGTATCAGAATGGTG CTTGAAAAACTTTTCAGAAATAACATAGAGAGCTGTACACTAGATTCCACTACAAG GAACACAAGCCTGCTTGAA GCCATGGAGGTCAAATGTCAAGTTAA CAATATAGAATGTACTGCTCTTTTGAAGCTGAGTGAACCTGCCCGTATTTGCTGTATTAGAGAAACTGTAATGAAGACAGACTACAAATTGTTCATCAATGTAACTGTGGTGGGAGAAATCGAAAGAGTGG GTGTATGCAATGTGAAACAGATCCCAACTGGACCATATATTATAAATGATCTGCCATTAAATCTTGAAGACGTGTGTAATTCAAAGATTTACGAATT tcAGCACGGTGCAAATGCGATTATTCTGCTGGATACTGGTGATCGGGAGAACTGTACTCTTAGCCCAC CACCACTAAGCAGGTGTTTTTGTACTTCGTACTGCAGTAGCTCAG ATTACTATTTCAGTGTTAACATTGATGTGAGCACTGAAGTGACCATCGCTATCATCGAAGCCTCT attcAACAGTTGCTGAATAACCCTTCATGCAACAGCACATT ATTTGTTTGTATGGTTATCAAAACGCTTATAAGTCAGTATAGG GACTCGCAAGTGATTTGTTCGCCAGGGAAAGG GCTACAAAATTGTAACATTATAGTGAAGCTAAACACAACCATCAACTTGTGTGACGTTCAGATGGCTTTCAAGGCCTTCATTAATCCAGAATACCCAGTGAACATCAGAAATATAACCAGAGTTG CCATGTGCTCTGCGAACAATTCTTTGGAAGAAAATGTCACTTTGGTGTATCCCTTGAGTACAAATTTAAGTTCTGCTGACTTCTGCATGATGGAAAACAGATGGGATGGTTACTG CTCACAGGGATTTGTTGTCTTTCCTCTGCTTGAACCTTGTAATTCATCCATGCTCATGACCCCAACCCCCCCATCATTCACAATTACATACTACATGGAACAGTCAACTTCTGTGACACCCTCTGTGAATGTAACACTCTCTAACACCACCACCatgaacactacagtcttcacAACAGTGTCACTTAAGAACCAATCTTCTCCGTCACCTGCTAATGTCACAATCATAG CATCAATGATGGATGCTGATCAATTGTTGACAATGTCTGCAAATGCCTCAGCTTTAAACGGCACTCAGGTGGAAATTATCATATCGCAGCTCGAGTCACTACTCTCTGGACCAAATGCCAGCCTGGCTCTGGGAAACACTTCCGTTAAGATTGTCAGCAACCTCCTTGATGTTCCTGCAGCTGTTATAACTCCTTTCTCCAAGAG AGCCATTGGCATTGTGGACACAGTGGGTCTTAAACTGGTTGTGCCGAAAGaaagtattaaaatactttctccatcTCTGGCTCTGGCAGTGAAGAAAGTTGATGGGGCCAACTTTGAAGAGACCTCCATCTCTATAACTGAACCATTCAACCTACAG ATCCATAGGGAATTCTCTCAGCAAAAATATTTTGAGGGTCAGGTCCGGTCTACTCCTCTGGGCTCGATTACTCTCCCAGCCTCCCTGACACAGAACCTAACCCCACAAGAGCAGCAGCTTGTATCCAGAGTCCAGTTCAACTATTACCAAAAGAGTACCTTCTTCCAG GACAAAGCACTTGGTAAACGTATACTAAACAGCGGGATTCTAAGTACCAGTGTAGGTAATGTGAACATCTCGGGTCTACAGAAGCTGGTGGTGATAACCCTGAAGAACACAGAGCCCATTCCG GCTAACTATGTAGCTTCCTGTGCATTCTGGGACTTTGACTTAAATG ATGGCTCTGGTGGATGGCGTTCTCAAGGGTGCCATGTGATTAACTCATCTTCTGAAGAAACGCAGTGTGGTTGTAATCACCTTACCAGCTTTGGCATTCTGCTT GACATTTCCAAGACCGATCCCCCAAGTGCCTTGCATCAGTTAATCCtgacatacattacatttatcgGCTGTGGCATTTCGTCTATTTTCCTGTCTTTCACCCTGCTCACTTATCTGGCCTTTGG TAAACTCCGAAAAGACATCCCATCTAAGATCCTTATTCATCTGTGTTTGGCCTTGCTGCTGCTAAACCTGGTGTTCCTGTTGGATGCGTGGCTGGCTCTGTACTCTGAAGATGTTAAAGGCCTTTGTATCTCAACTGCCTTCTTCCTGCATTACTTCCTCCTGGCATCCTTCACCTGGATGGCACTGGAGGCCGTCCATATGTACCTGGCCCTTGTTAAGGTGTTCAACACCTACATCTCCCACTTGATGATCAAGATGGGACTTGCTGGTTGGG gCATTCCACTCATTGTAGTCATAATCGTCATTGCCATTAACAAAGACAACTATGGCCTTTTGTCATACGGGAGGTTTCCGAACGGAGCGACAGATGATTT TTGCTGGATAAAAAACGACATTGCCTTTTACGTCTCCGTGGTGGCGTACTTCTGTCTTGTCTTCCTGCTGAATTTGATAATGTTTATTGTGGTGATGATCCAGCTGTGCCGCATTAAGAGGCAGAATTCTCACAATCTGCAGAATCGCACTGGTTGGCAGGAGATGCGCAGTGTATGTGGACTCACCGTGCTTCTGGGTCTCACCTGGGGCTTCGCTTTCTTCGCCTGGGGCCCTGTTAACCTGGCCTTCATGTACCTGTTTGCCATTTTTAACACTTTACAAG GATTCTTTATCTTTGTGTTCCACTGTGCCATGAAAGAGAATGTCAGACGACAATGGAGAACATACCTGTGTTGTGGTAGACTGAGATTGGCAGAGAACTCAG AATGGAGTCGCACAGCATCTCAGAAGAATAAAAAAGCCACTGTGAAAAGGAAGTCTCCGCTGCGTTCATCACATTCGGCTCGGTCCAATAATTCTAGCTCCTCTTTCCTGAACAATGACAGCGTGGCGTGTGACATGCCAGTGGGCATCA GCAACCCAATAGACAAAAGGACAATAACAGCATCTGAAGAGCACAGCTCAGATGTGGTATTGAATGAGATCAACGACCAGTACCGGAATCAAAGATCATACTGA